The Vanessa cardui chromosome 27, ilVanCard2.1, whole genome shotgun sequence region TGGTCAAATTGTAAGATCgcttgtcaaatttaaattaaaaaaaaagtggaaGTTGGGTCCGATCAGCCTTACAACGTCCACGGCAGGCCATGTCCTCCTAATTGACGCCACTATGTCTGATCCAGTCATAGTCTCCAAGCGATATAcctacattattattatctatatatatttgtatatctgtATTTATGCCATACTAGTTGTTACCCATCCTTCGCACGTTTTAAGGGTTtgattgttatgtgttaggcggaaaaagtagcctatgtcctttctcacaGTTCAAAATGgctttacaccaaatttcatggaattcggttcagcggtttggtcgtaaaagaccgacagacaaacagtgttactttcacatttatttatattaatatagatttagtggtagaatatctgatgagttggtgttGCCTATCCAAACGGACTAATACAAACCCCATAAGTAAAGTTACTAGGTAATATCAAATTGCCTTGATTAAgaaaagaatacattttaaactttgccgtttagtgaattcaaatcgtttgtaaaaaatacattggtagaaaaagcatattattcgatacaatattttatagatgataaaaaagcgtggagttaaaacctgttgacttccaagcaggatatattaattcaaataattgtatttaattaacatgactttgtatttttaaatgttgaaaaaaagtaactactgagtttcttgccggttcttcttggtagaaactactttcggaactggtggtagcttcacttaattgtaaaatgacgattcaaaagtgcttgtaaaagcctacttgaataaagtttattttaattgattgattgataagaTTGTACTTATGTTTGCACATTGGTCTACTATAATACACTGACAGAACCCATAAACGacataaaagttaattaaatcgaattaatattttagataagTATGCAACCTTTTTAGATTGAAGCAAATAAAAATGTCGTGAGTGTTCATAAAAtatgagcatggatgtggatggatatagaggtagaggacgaccaaggaaacgatggatggattgtgtgaaagatgatatggttagaaagaatgttacttgtgagatgacgtctgacagagaagtatggaaggagaagacatgctgtgccgaccccaaatagaattgggataagggcaggaggatgacgacgatgatgatgaatgatgttcataaaaaaaagcaaattaaatAGATCTTAGATAGATCACATGCATGTAAATTATTTTCGCTTTGTTTTCAAATGCGTTTAAAATGTTGTTGCCATTctctgtttgcaatattaaaacagcCCCTTTTCACTCAATGTATGAGTTTTTTCGgataatctctgaaacggctggatcgcttgacgggactttcactggcagataagtgATATAAATGTAATGGGGTAACTACTATGctccaacaattttttttcttaaattcaaacgcgtgcaaggtcgcgggcacagctggctattaatattttaaaaacaataagccgtaatattaaaaattaaaaaatattattaataactaaagttattaatttcgggatatttaccatgttttttatttttattcggtggagctcgatatttcgacattattacgaatgtcttgttcacgaaacaaatagatagatataattcgaatattatatctatatttttgtcttgtgaacaaataataatcgaaattaatatgtaactttagtattaaaaataaccatgttaatttaaaatctagtattattaatattaaacaatggagaaataacatattttttaaaatgattactaaGCAAGTATCAATAGCGCATCTATTTACTGACCTTATGAGGAAGCAGATTTTGATTATAGTTTTCTCAATAAAGGAAACgctaaaataatcaattattgggataattagtaattccttaaaaatagacgttttataaagaaagataataaattaaaaaaaattgcaaaatcaaaatttgtactattcttaaaaaagtaagaattttaaacatacatttatttttcaattattattcaacACCATCTTGCTctttttcgaatttaaaatgttCCGGATTTCTAAGTATacgaaaacaaatatatcaaacattttattttaaacaaatatcctGCCAACGATTTAACATTCGACCGCATTTTACTCGACAGTGTGAAAAATTTAAACCGATCCGGAACGTGACTGACATCACTAGTGTCGTCCGTTTATCGAAATTTACCGATAAATATCCGATTCAAGCGAAACTGCATATTAAAGTTTACGAACGATTTAACTTCGCCGCTGACTTTCGAACGCACTATTTacgaattcgaattttaaattccgAACGCGCCGCAACGGCGGGAACTCTGCTTTATTCgtttacaagtttatttttttcttttatatcagAGTTTTTAGTTCTTATTGCGTTGGACGAGAGTCGATTTTCATTTGTGGTTGTTTTGAAGTAATTTGTTACGTTTTTACAATTCATTTGACGCGTTCGATAACTGTCAATGGCTGTCGCGTATGAAATGAACATATTTATTCGTTAAAGGGATCTTTTTATCGGATTGTTTCatggaaattgtttttttttttttatcgattctCGATTGACACATTGACTTTACAATTCTAAGTAATTCGTCTCATTTCTTTATGGCTGGCTGGAATCATTGTTTagtcaaaatttatttagcttttatactttaatttgaagtattttattGCGCATATTATGTCTCCAAGCGTGCTTCTCTTTTTAAATGGTTTGTTTTACATtgcgaaatttatttaatttacattattataaatttatattagatatgctttcaattatatacttattgaaTATTCagacatcatatatattttattaaaaacaattttaaggtcatgttatatttaattctttgttatttttggcCACAAGATAGTCCATTAGACATCCACCTACCTAAGCTGTAAACAAATCGTATATTAAGTTTGACCAGTGGAAGATCTAATGCGATCAATATCAACAAtacaaaagttttaaaagttattataaaattattaaataccacAGAAAAAGTTTgctcgaaatttaaattcagcaaatccaaaatatatttaaatagagtaGAAATCATGTCGTTTATGCCCTTTTCAAAATTcggtctttaatttttttagagtATTTTGCATGAGTAGTCTGGTTTACATAATTGAACGTTTCGAGTCCTGCAATTATCCCTAGGAACTAGAAAAACctaccaaacaacagtgcttaatattgttgtattccggtttaaagggtgaatgagccagtgtaactacaggcacaatggacatagcatcttagttcccaaggttggtggcgtattgacgatgtaaggaatagttaatatttcttacagcgtcattgtctataagTACTATTGACAACGTAACATAAGGTACTTATTTGtcaatcaatattaaaactataccTACGTAAAGAATGTAGCAGTTATGTTGTCTGAGACAAATTATGTTTCTGTTAGCTAGAAGTGATTTATataagacgacctccgtggtcgagtggtgtgcacaacggtttccatgggtacgccactccgaggtctcagGTTcgattcaatgtagattatcattagttttctatgttgtcttgggtctgggtgtttgtggtaccgtcattacttctgattttccataacacaagtgctttaactactcacattgggatcagattaatgtatgtgatgttgtctcatttattgcatattatcatatttatttattatattgtcagtatgtttgataaaaaataaataaattctaattaattgaatatgaaaCACTTAACAGATAAATACCTAGACATATATTATTGAGCAGTGGCGgttttaccaataggctaagtaggctggagcctagggcggcagatttagaggggcggcaaatttagcccaaatttgttattattttacagaaattaaaaaaaaaaattatatgtatacacacgtccgtaatccgtacaCTCGttactacatagcgggttggaaaaataatctagtaacttacagaaatatcacctagtttataatcatactaataacgggaaaaaaccgacgtaatgaggacgatagaacacaaatcataaatgttgcaaaaaaaagtaggagCGGCAAAAATTgcatagcctactagcctacttgcggcagatttgtaaatccgccactgttgtTGAGACGTAGACAACATATATCGCCGAGACAACTGGACGTCGTATAATCAGATTCGAaatttgttcataattaattaatcatattccCTATTTAAactcatttatataaaagcaaaataccTCTCACTAATTAATCATGAAGTCTCAGAAACTATGCCGCCTACAAACTTAAAATTTGGCAAGTATCTTCCTTATAGGGTGAAACCTCTGCTGAGAACGGATATTACGAAACTCTACCCCTTAGGGAGTTAGTTGGGAGTTCGTATAAAAGTCATAGGACTTTTGAAGCAAGACttagaatttaaaattgtatgctCTATAGATAGTGTGGAGGTATACTAATGATGGTTTATAAATCAACCCCCTTTGGGTCATTTCTGGTTATAgtcagtaattaaaaaaaaattacttggtggtagagctttgtgcaagcccgtctgggtaggtaccacccactcatcagttattctaccgccaaataacagtattgttgtgttccggttttaaggatgagtgagccagtgtaattacaggcacaagggacataacatcttagttcccaaggttgatggcacattgatgatttaaggaatagttaatatttcttaatataaggtaatggtgaccacttaccatcaggtagcccatatatacatatatatcataaaaaaaaagtttaactgCTGAATTTCTAGCTGGTTCATTCCAGTAGAATTTACTTAATTCCAAACTGTATATATGAGCCTGAAGAAAATTTTGATTGCGACCTAGAAACCGTTCAGTCTTCTCAATACACTTCACGGAAGTATTTTCTACGTCAGCATCATAAAAATCACATAAAACGGAATGTCCAATGTCCGTCATTACGCTTTACACCGGCAGGGCGGGGCGCTGACTGCGCGTGGCCGAGCTTTTTTATCACTCGCTAGATTACATGGGGATGTTACTGTCCAATCATCTATATTTCAACCTTAGTAACAGTCTGTAGTTTTTTCCTtctttgtaaatttcccactgctaggtatagcagtgggaaatttacaaaggCCTTGccaggccttctctcccattaaggagagagtttggaacacattccactacgcaggtggaatgcacatgtggcagaatttcaatgaaattagacacatccaggtttcctcgcgatgttttccttctacGCCGAACACTTcaatgcagattggtggaatgcacaagtggcagaatttcgatgaaattagacacatgcaggttttactcacgatgttttccttcaccgtcgagcacgagatggattataaacataaaataagcacatatttataggagtgcttgcctgggtttgaacccgtaatcatcggttaagatgcacacgttctaaccactgggccatctcggctattttCTCAATGACTCCAATTTCTCGaaaagtaaaaaacaataaatagtaataaatctaATTCACCATCAGGTAACGAATCAGAACCTGACCAGGAAGACGCAGATACGCCCAGAGAGAACAAGGCGAGAAGACGTCGGACTGCTTTCACGTCGGAACAACTCCTCGAGCTGGAGAGGGAGTTCCACGCGAAGAAATACCTCAGCCTCACGGAGAGATCTCAGATAGCATCGGCGCTAAAGTTGAGTGAAGTACAGGTATGTTGACAACCAAATGTTCTTaaaatttttgactttgacatttCTAACTTTGCAGTTTCAAAAAtctaaatcttttttaaaaaatacattggcaaGGAAGACATATTATTGAGTACAAGATCATACAGATGATAAAATTGcgtagaattaatacttgttaaattccaagcaggatatattacaaacatatataggtatttttaaatggtgaaaaagagtaacttctttCTTACCGTTcatctctgtagaatctactttccgaaccggtggtagctgcacttaatatagaaaaaaaactttttaaatatcgattcaAAAGTAATTGTAAAGGCCAACTTGAATAAgctatgttttgattttgattttgaaatattaatacttaatgCTGTTGTATTGATTTGAAGTTGAAGTATGAGGGTCAAACATCTCGATTCCAAGTTCTAGAAGTTTCAATCAGCGTATTGgtgtttttttatctattaattgGCAGACGAACAtatagaccacctgatggtaagtcatcaccaccacccatagacaatggtgccgCAAGAGATATTgtttcctttcatcgccaatgcgccaccaagcttgggaagtaagatgttatatcccttgtgcctgtagttacactcactcaccctttaaaccggaacattacaataccgagtactgttgttagccgatagaatatttgatgagtaggtggtaccggGTAAGACATTAAAgggatgattaatattttgtatagtgCCATTCCTATGGTCAGTGTTGTCTTTGACCCTCATGTAATTTTTGTCCAACTTATTTCCCATAAATACAAACGAGCTTTGCGAATGCTCtagtaatatagattatatatgctataaataaatataaatattggataacaacacatacattactctgatcccaatgtaagtagctgttCAGTacctgttatggaaaatcagaagtaacgacgacaccACAAATACCGAGACCCAAGCCAATATATAAAAcgaatgaattttctacatctactcggccgggaatcgaacctgggacctcggaatAGCTTAccgatgaaaaccggtgtacacacaactcgaccaatAAATAAtgagattataaaattatatcaatcatTGTTTCAGGTAAAAATATGGTTTCAAAATCGACGAGCGAAATGGAAACGAGTGAAAGCCGGCTTAGCGTCCGGCAGTCACGCCGGCGGCAAAAACGGTTCCGGCACGAAAATCGTCGTACCCATACCCGTCCATGTCAACCGTTTCGCGGTGCGAACGCAACACCATCAGATGGAAAAACAGAATCTTCAATACAAAATGGACAGAAACCAACCGTTACCGGGAAATTTACTGCATTCACAGACATCCGCGTTTCTATCGGCAACGAAAATAACCGATAATCGACACGAATcggtaaatttgaatatcaatcGCAGCACTATATATGACGCTTCCAGGCTGATGACACCGACTGTCAATTTGAGACATTTCACGAATCAAAATGGCCGACtcagttaatttgtttttttttaaatgtattatgtaaataagtgaTAAGCAATTGCCTaaagtaattattgtataataaaattattattaaagattgtGTGATTATgttggatttttatttttttttaattataaatatgacgatttttttttctttactatagacaatggcggatttacaaatctgcctctagtaggctattaaagtTTTGCTGCCCCTACTTttatttgcaacatttatgatttgtgttctatcgtcctcattacatcggttttttcccgttattagtatgattataaactaggtgatatttctgtcagttactagattacttttccaacccgctatatAGTAACGAGTATACGGATCACGGacgtaatatgtatacatatagctacaagtttttttttctgtaagataatatcaaatttgggctaaatttgccgcccctctaaatctgccgccctaggctccagcctattggtaaatccgccactgactaTAGTAGCAAAGGTTTACACTGCTACCAACATCAACTACACATCatcaaatctttatttaatcactattccaatgtaagtaagaaaaaagataaacaaaattatatatataacaatattatatttacgtatttcatactATTTGCTAATAAATCAGCtctattgtgcactactaatagtttacgataaatatatctttatttatacataactatTGTAATTAAGCAGGTATttctacttaaatttaaattccgaTGACATTTTTGACAACGTTTTTTCCGCCATTAttttgcaaatccatagtgaatatcatcgACTAATCAAGCTCCAATGAAATCGTAACAATATGCTGTGAGTTGCTGTATTTAGCTTTTTCTATTATGCCTAGAATAAAgtattagtattaataattaacaattttaaaaggttTCTTCTCaacataaaattcatttttactgTTGCAGTTAATAATCGAAATTCGTTATTTCGCTTGTCCTTTtatattacactggctcactcacactttaAATCTGCACAATAATTAACTATGACCGTTTTTGACAGTCTTAGAATCTTATAATGTCTCAGAACACAGACACGGCCCTTTAGAAGAGGTTATATATTACAGTAAATATATACGAACGAATAAATCTGAAGAATTGAACTTtgactctctctctctctctctctatgtgtgtgtgtgtgtgtgtgtgtgtgtgtgtatgtgtgtgtgtgcattttttcaatattattaataattattgaggACCATTTcgtatttacttaataaaattcagtTGAATCTATCAAAACTTATAGACACTTGAAGTTTacgtactaatattattttattagtcgcTTCTTTAGCTATATAAGGAATGTGAATAACTGAACGCGACTAAAATGGCAAcagcatatacatataacataattaaattgtttgtttgtatgttggAGGATAATCTCcggaataaagaaaaaaaaaatcctatagtGCGTTATCCTTGaaggtataatttatatttacgtcatactagtagtcgcccgcgggttCGCACGCATTGTCTGGGATTATGTATTAAAAGTGACCCTATATTAGTGAGGTAAGTTCACTTGACGcctatcgccagctgaaaaaagagctgc contains the following coding sequences:
- the LOC124541118 gene encoding homeobox protein GBX-1-like → MESELESQTKKKAPKPFSIESLIGDRKSPEIDIENNISECSRNSEDEEVERSEGLDRMRYYLNAPFLQQNVNFPFLLGYPEPWLSRMFSSVPPQAQESREEKRESPVSVGSEIDSDGAEDTTQGNESEPDQEDADTPRENKARRRRTAFTSEQLLELEREFHAKKYLSLTERSQIASALKLSEVQVKIWFQNRRAKWKRVKAGLASGSHAGGKNGSGTKIVVPIPVHVNRFAVRTQHHQMEKQNLQYKMDRNQPLPGNLLHSQTSAFLSATKITDNRHESVNLNINRSTIYDASRLMTPTVNLRHFTNQNGRLS